The Agarilytica rhodophyticola genome has a window encoding:
- the ppnN gene encoding nucleotide 5'-monophosphate nucleosidase PpnN, with translation MNGKISTKIRPEKTLNVLSQIEVARLAQAQGSTIHENFRRCALAVLNTGAETDDTKQILEQFSDFSVEVIEQERGIKLKINNAPEHAFVDGKMITGIKEHLFSVLRDIIYINNELQENRDIDFSQPDGITNGVFHIVRNTGLLKNNSEVNLVVCWGGHSINEVEYDYSKEVGYQMGLRGLDICTGCGPGAMKGPMKGATFGHAKMRSEGRYVGISEPSIIAAESPNPIVNQLIIMPDIEKRLEAFVRAGHGIIVFPGGVGTAEEILYILGILLHPDNKDIPYPLIFTGPEESRGYFEQINQFIGVTLGEEAQSKYEIIINDPVLVAQKMTAHMETVRDYRLKTKDAYYYNWVLKINEDLQKPFNPTHEKMAALDLHKNQETYKLAANLRKAFSGIVDGNVKEHGIRAVAEKGPYEIHGDKEIAAPLGELLRAFVAQKRMKIPTNEYIPCYKVIE, from the coding sequence GTGAACGGAAAGATTTCGACAAAAATAAGACCAGAAAAAACATTAAATGTATTGTCGCAAATAGAAGTGGCAAGACTCGCCCAAGCTCAGGGCTCAACCATCCATGAAAATTTTCGCCGCTGCGCCTTGGCGGTATTAAATACCGGCGCTGAAACCGACGACACCAAACAAATTCTTGAGCAATTCTCAGACTTCTCTGTAGAAGTCATTGAGCAAGAGCGCGGTATTAAGCTCAAAATTAACAATGCGCCAGAGCATGCTTTTGTTGATGGTAAAATGATCACCGGTATTAAAGAGCACTTGTTTTCAGTATTGCGTGATATCATTTATATCAACAATGAACTGCAAGAGAATCGCGATATTGACTTCTCTCAGCCCGATGGTATTACCAACGGTGTATTTCACATTGTGCGCAACACTGGCCTGTTAAAAAACAATAGCGAAGTCAACTTAGTGGTGTGCTGGGGTGGCCATTCTATTAACGAGGTAGAATACGATTACTCTAAAGAAGTGGGTTATCAAATGGGCTTGCGCGGTTTGGATATCTGTACCGGCTGTGGTCCTGGTGCGATGAAAGGCCCAATGAAAGGTGCGACTTTTGGCCACGCTAAAATGCGTTCAGAAGGTCGTTATGTTGGGATTTCAGAACCGAGTATTATTGCGGCCGAATCTCCCAATCCGATTGTTAACCAGTTAATCATTATGCCCGATATTGAAAAGCGTCTAGAGGCTTTTGTTCGTGCAGGTCATGGTATTATTGTATTTCCAGGTGGTGTTGGTACAGCGGAAGAAATTCTCTATATCTTGGGTATTTTATTGCACCCAGATAATAAAGATATACCCTACCCATTAATCTTTACCGGGCCAGAAGAGTCGCGCGGTTATTTCGAGCAGATTAATCAGTTTATTGGTGTAACTCTTGGTGAAGAGGCGCAATCGAAATACGAAATTATTATTAATGACCCGGTGCTGGTTGCACAGAAAATGACAGCGCATATGGAAACAGTTCGTGATTACCGTCTGAAAACCAAAGATGCCTACTACTACAACTGGGTATTAAAAATAAACGAAGACTTGCAAAAGCCTTTCAATCCGACCCACGAAAAGATGGCAGCGCTTGATTTACATAAAAATCAAGAAACATATAAACTTGCTGCTAATTTACGTAAAGCTTTTTCTGGAATTGTGGATGGCAATGTAAAAGAGCACGGTATTCGTGCTGTGGCTGAGAAAGGACCATACGAAATTCACGGTGATAAAGAAATAGCGGCACCATTGGGGGAGTTACTACGCGCGTTTGTTGCGCAAAAACGTATGAAAATTCCCACCAATGAATATATACCTTGCTATAAAGTTATCGAGTAG
- the smrA gene encoding DNA endonuclease SmrA yields MNDEELFKQMLGDDVEPIVTEKRVAVNKNRDQGVDKSERRKAAASIQASQADPLSSAPVEMVDPLALLAYRKPGVQHGVYKKMRLGKYALDARLDLHRMTVEQARKLVYQFVKDCVANDVRFALITHGKGEGRETPALLKSCIAHWLPQLDEVLAFHTAQKHHGSYGATYVMFKKSDNKKLENKELNRRKK; encoded by the coding sequence ATGAATGATGAAGAATTGTTTAAGCAAATGCTCGGTGACGATGTAGAACCTATCGTCACCGAAAAGCGTGTTGCCGTTAATAAAAACCGTGATCAGGGCGTAGATAAATCCGAACGCCGCAAGGCGGCTGCTAGCATACAGGCAAGCCAAGCCGATCCACTGTCTTCGGCGCCGGTAGAAATGGTCGATCCTTTAGCGCTACTGGCTTATCGTAAGCCTGGAGTGCAGCATGGGGTCTATAAAAAGATGCGTTTGGGTAAATATGCTTTAGATGCACGCTTAGATTTGCATCGTATGACCGTTGAGCAGGCACGCAAGCTAGTCTATCAATTTGTCAAGGACTGCGTTGCTAACGACGTGCGCTTCGCGCTCATTACTCACGGCAAAGGTGAAGGTCGGGAGACGCCTGCGCTATTAAAAAGCTGTATTGCCCATTGGCTACCTCAATTAGATGAAGTTCTGGCTTTTCACACTGCGCAAAAGCACCATGGTAGTTATGGTGCGACCTATGTCATGTTTAAAAAGAGCGATAACAAAAAGTTAGAAAATAAAGAACTTAATCGACGTAAAAAATAA